The proteins below come from a single Prochlorococcus marinus CUG1415 genomic window:
- a CDS encoding S1 RNA-binding domain-containing protein, which translates to MGVSNNNAQDNIQPKGNKKDFKKPLQVLHISKKDTQKKSQEIETEQTNSQEEIKKENIAIKPQILKDESVREIEASNEDTNAFNISQQNLNRPNSFSEQNTDFQLERTVDEFDFDESAFLEALNANEPVGATGETISGKVIAIESDGLYVDIGGKAPGYMPKKECGLGVITNFKEKYSIGLEMEVLVVKEQNADGMVTVSARALILRQSWEKVSLSAKNGELIDVLINGFNRGGLTCDVDGLRGFIPRSQLEDGQDYQSFVGKTLKVAFLEVNPESRKLVLSEKKASLVSKLTSLELGQLIEGEVLAVKPYGFFIDLGGASGLLHQSSVTNGSIRSLREIFREGENIKALISEIDLEKGRIGLNTALLENSSGELIIDKQKVMQEATERALKTKSLFDKKEQDK; encoded by the coding sequence ATGGGAGTCAGTAATAACAATGCCCAAGATAATATCCAACCAAAGGGCAATAAAAAAGATTTTAAAAAACCTCTTCAGGTACTTCACATAAGCAAAAAAGATACTCAAAAAAAATCTCAAGAAATAGAAACTGAACAAACCAATTCGCAAGAAGAAATTAAAAAAGAAAATATCGCAATCAAACCTCAAATACTTAAAGATGAATCAGTGAGAGAAATTGAGGCCAGTAATGAAGACACTAACGCTTTTAATATTTCTCAACAAAACTTAAATAGACCCAATAGTTTTTCTGAGCAAAACACAGATTTTCAATTAGAAAGAACAGTTGATGAATTCGATTTTGATGAAAGTGCTTTTTTAGAGGCTTTAAATGCAAACGAGCCCGTTGGGGCTACAGGAGAAACAATTTCAGGGAAAGTTATAGCAATTGAAAGTGATGGACTATATGTTGACATTGGTGGAAAAGCTCCTGGTTATATGCCAAAAAAAGAATGTGGGTTAGGCGTCATAACTAACTTTAAAGAAAAGTATTCTATAGGCCTTGAAATGGAAGTTTTGGTTGTCAAAGAACAAAATGCTGATGGGATGGTAACAGTTAGCGCTCGGGCATTAATTCTCAGGCAAAGTTGGGAGAAAGTATCACTTTCCGCAAAAAATGGAGAATTAATTGACGTTTTAATTAATGGATTCAATAGAGGTGGGCTTACATGTGATGTAGATGGATTGAGAGGATTCATTCCAAGATCTCAACTTGAAGATGGTCAAGATTATCAATCTTTTGTTGGTAAAACTCTAAAAGTAGCCTTTCTTGAGGTTAATCCAGAATCCAGAAAATTAGTACTCTCTGAAAAGAAAGCATCATTAGTCTCTAAACTTACAAGTCTAGAATTGGGTCAATTAATTGAAGGAGAAGTTTTAGCGGTAAAACCATATGGTTTTTTTATTGATTTAGGAGGAGCTAGTGGACTTCTTCATCAATCCTCAGTCACAAATGGATCGATTCGTTCTCTAAGAGAAATCTTTAGAGAAGGGGAAAACATAAAAGCTCTAATATCTGAAATTGACCTTGAGAAAGGGCGCATTGGTCTCAATACAGCACTCCTAGAAAACTCTTCTGGAGAATTAATTATTGATAAGCAAAAAGTTATGCAAGAAGCTACAGAGAGAGCACTAAAAACCAAATCACTCTTCGATAAAAAAGAACAAGATAAATGA
- a CDS encoding creatininase family protein, whose translation MNFKRIPNKFEYLNWQEIESIAKEKRSTVIWPFGAVEQHGPHLPLATDSIFVDEIISEVFKLIPTDIPLKKLPTQYIGFSPEHKGFAGTISLSSNLITSMIKEVGGQLSEMGFKRLILINGHGGQISLLNTAARELRSFAPAMAVFPCFLWSGVNGLNELLTKTEIEDGLHASLAETSLMLALKPELVGDARPNEGIKGQIPEGWSLEGNAPTAWLTDDFSKSGVIGDSRGANESLGKNLKELLVNHWFKLIMNLMQSDWPNINCNKF comes from the coding sequence ATGAACTTTAAACGAATACCTAATAAATTTGAATATTTAAATTGGCAAGAAATTGAGAGTATTGCAAAAGAAAAAAGATCGACGGTGATTTGGCCATTCGGTGCTGTTGAGCAACATGGGCCGCATTTGCCTCTTGCTACAGATAGTATTTTTGTTGATGAAATTATTAGCGAAGTGTTTAAATTAATCCCTACCGATATTCCATTAAAAAAACTTCCAACTCAATATATTGGTTTTTCTCCAGAACATAAGGGTTTTGCCGGAACAATTTCACTTTCCTCAAATTTAATAACCTCAATGATTAAGGAAGTCGGAGGTCAATTATCTGAAATGGGTTTTAAAAGATTGATATTGATTAATGGACATGGAGGTCAAATCTCACTACTAAATACAGCGGCAAGAGAGTTAAGAAGTTTCGCGCCTGCCATGGCAGTTTTCCCTTGTTTCTTGTGGAGTGGTGTTAATGGATTAAATGAATTGTTAACAAAAACTGAGATCGAGGATGGGCTTCATGCTTCTTTAGCCGAAACAAGTTTGATGCTCGCTTTAAAACCAGAATTGGTAGGTGATGCACGCCCAAATGAGGGCATTAAAGGACAGATCCCAGAAGGTTGGAGTCTAGAGGGGAATGCGCCTACTGCTTGGCTTACTGACGACTTTAGTAAATCAGGTGTTATAGGGGATAGCAGAGGAGCAAATGAGTCTTTAGGAAAAAATCTAAAGGAATTATTAGTTAATCATTGGTTCAAATTGATAATGAATCTGATGCAATCGGATTGGCCCAATATAAATTGCAATAAATTTTAG
- a CDS encoding long-chain acyl-[acyl-carrier-protein] reductase — protein MFGLIGHSTSFEDAKRKASLLGFDHIADGDLDVWCTAPPQLVENVEVKSATGISIEGSYIDSCFVPEMLSRFKTARRKVLNAMELAQKKGINITALGGFTSIIFENFNLLQHKQIRNTSLEWERFTTGNTHTAWVICKQLEINAPRIGIDLKKATVAVIGATGDIGSAVCRWLLNKTGISELLMVARQQEPLALLQKELDGGTITSLDEALPQADIVVWVASMPKTIEIDTDNLKKPCLMIDGGYPKNLDEKFQGENIHVLKGGIVEFFNDIGWNMMELAEMQNPQREMFACFAEAMILEFEKCHTNFSWGRNNISLEKMEFIGAASLKHGFSAIGLDKQPKVLTV, from the coding sequence ATGTTTGGGTTAATAGGCCACTCAACTAGTTTTGAAGATGCAAAAAGAAAAGCTTCGTTACTAGGCTTTGATCATATAGCAGATGGCGACCTAGATGTTTGGTGTACAGCTCCTCCTCAATTGGTTGAGAATGTAGAGGTTAAGAGTGCTACTGGAATATCTATTGAAGGTTCATACATAGATTCTTGCTTTGTTCCTGAAATGCTTTCTAGGTTTAAAACGGCCAGAAGAAAGGTATTAAATGCTATGGAACTAGCTCAGAAAAAAGGGATAAATATTACCGCTTTAGGAGGATTTACTTCTATTATTTTCGAGAATTTTAATCTTCTACAGCATAAACAAATTCGAAATACTTCATTAGAGTGGGAGAGATTTACTACTGGCAATACTCATACCGCCTGGGTTATTTGTAAACAACTAGAAATAAATGCGCCTCGCATTGGGATAGACCTTAAAAAAGCAACTGTTGCTGTAATTGGTGCTACAGGTGATATTGGTAGTGCTGTTTGTAGATGGCTTTTGAATAAAACTGGGATTTCAGAACTTCTTATGGTAGCAAGACAACAAGAACCACTAGCGCTTTTACAAAAAGAATTAGATGGTGGCACCATAACAAGTTTAGATGAGGCATTGCCTCAGGCGGATATTGTTGTATGGGTCGCAAGTATGCCTAAAACTATTGAAATTGATACTGATAACTTAAAGAAACCATGTTTAATGATTGATGGTGGATACCCCAAAAATCTTGATGAGAAATTTCAAGGTGAAAATATTCATGTTTTAAAAGGAGGTATAGTAGAGTTTTTCAATGATATTGGTTGGAATATGATGGAACTTGCGGAAATGCAAAACCCTCAGCGAGAGATGTTTGCTTGTTTTGCAGAAGCTATGATTTTAGAATTTGAAAAGTGTCATACAAACTTTAGTTGGGGAAGAAATAACATCTCTCTTGAAAAGATGGAATTTATTGGAGCAGCTTCTTTAAAACATGGTTTTTCTGCGATTGGACTTGATAAGCAACCTAAAGTATTAACTGTCTAA
- a CDS encoding SDR family oxidoreductase produces MKFPKKLNKLKLAFITGATKGIGRSTAITFANAGWDLILLSRNMNLMEKLKNELLTTKSKISLVKCDLSNPLEIDHCVKEAIVKYGCPSVLINNAGCAFNGPLVEMDFGQWEQTIQINLTSVFQICSSIIPHMRKNGGLVINVSSHASYNAFPQWGAYCISKSALAMFTKCLREEERSNSIRACTITLGSVNTPLWDSESINSDFDRTSMLSSSEVSDTILYMAQKPESQLIEDLTLMPSGGAF; encoded by the coding sequence GTGAAATTCCCCAAAAAACTGAATAAATTGAAACTAGCTTTTATAACAGGTGCTACGAAAGGTATTGGTAGATCTACTGCAATTACTTTTGCTAATGCTGGCTGGGATTTAATTTTACTCTCTAGGAATATGAATTTAATGGAGAAACTAAAGAACGAACTGTTAACTACTAAATCAAAAATTAGCCTAGTTAAATGTGATTTATCTAATCCTCTAGAAATAGATCATTGTGTTAAAGAAGCAATTGTGAAGTATGGTTGTCCTTCAGTCTTGATAAACAATGCCGGTTGTGCATTTAATGGGCCTTTAGTAGAGATGGATTTTGGTCAATGGGAACAAACTATTCAAATAAACCTCACAAGTGTTTTTCAAATTTGCAGCTCAATAATTCCTCATATGAGAAAAAATGGTGGTTTAGTAATTAATGTTAGTAGTCATGCCTCTTATAATGCATTCCCCCAATGGGGAGCTTATTGTATTTCAAAATCTGCACTAGCGATGTTTACTAAATGCTTAAGGGAAGAAGAGAGATCTAATTCAATAAGAGCGTGCACAATTACTCTTGGTTCAGTAAATACTCCACTTTGGGATTCCGAATCAATCAATTCTGATTTTGATAGAACTTCTATGCTCTCTTCGAGTGAGGTATCAGATACTATTCTCTATATGGCTCAAAAACCTGAATCACAATTGATTGAAGACTTAACTTTAATGCCTTCTGGTGGAGCTTTTTAA
- a CDS encoding aldehyde oxygenase (deformylating): MQTLESNKKTTEESTNPISLDLPDFTTDSYKDAYSRINAIVIEGEQEAHDNYISIASLIPNELEELTKLAKMEMKHKKGFTACGRNLGVVADMEFAQKFFSKLHGNFQIALQKGNITTCLLIQAILIEAFAISAYNVYIRVADPFAKKITEGVVKDEYLHLNYGQEWLKENLSTCKEELFEANKVNLPLIKKMLDEVADDASVLGMDREELMEEFMIAYQDTLMEIGLDNREIARMAMAAIV; encoded by the coding sequence ATGCAAACTCTAGAATCAAATAAAAAAACAACTGAGGAATCTACAAACCCGATTTCTTTAGATTTGCCCGACTTCACTACAGATTCTTATAAGGATGCATACAGCAGAATAAATGCAATTGTTATAGAGGGAGAGCAGGAGGCTCATGATAATTACATTTCAATAGCATCCTTAATTCCAAATGAGTTAGAAGAGTTAACTAAGTTGGCGAAAATGGAAATGAAGCATAAAAAAGGCTTTACTGCATGTGGAAGAAATTTAGGCGTAGTTGCCGATATGGAATTTGCTCAAAAATTCTTTTCTAAATTACATGGTAATTTTCAAATTGCTCTACAAAAAGGAAATATAACAACATGTCTTTTAATACAAGCTATTTTAATCGAAGCATTTGCAATCTCTGCTTATAACGTCTATATACGAGTTGCAGATCCTTTCGCAAAAAAAATAACAGAGGGAGTTGTTAAAGATGAATATCTTCATTTAAATTATGGCCAAGAATGGCTTAAAGAGAATTTATCCACTTGTAAAGAGGAATTATTCGAAGCTAATAAGGTTAACCTTCCCTTAATAAAAAAAATGCTGGATGAAGTAGCAGATGACGCATCAGTTTTAGGTATGGATAGAGAAGAATTAATGGAAGAATTTATGATTGCTTATCAAGATACCCTTATGGAAATAGGTCTAGACAATAGAGAAATAGCAAGAATGGCTATGGCAGCTATTGTTTAA
- a CDS encoding acetyl-CoA carboxylase carboxyltransferase subunit alpha, translating to MAKRYLLDFEKPLVELEKQIEQIKELARDSEVDVSQQLLQLETLAARRREEIFKSLTPAQKIQVARHPQRPSTLDFVQMFCDDWIELHGDRNGGDDMALIGGVGSINNRPVMMLGHQKGRDTKENVVRNFGMAKPGGYRKALRLMQHANRFSLPILTFIDTPGAYAGLKAEEQGQGEAIARNLREMFGLKVPIVATVIGEGGSGGALGIGVADRLLMFEHSVYTVASPEACASILWRDAAKAPEAAAALKITGKDLLKLGIIDEVLPEPSGGNNWAPLDAGNTLKEAIEKHLNDLLKMPEDELIEERYKKFRVLGKFIEANNIEEIYSEIPQKTE from the coding sequence ATGGCTAAACGTTACCTTCTTGATTTTGAAAAGCCTCTTGTTGAACTTGAGAAACAGATAGAGCAGATTAAAGAATTAGCTCGAGATTCAGAAGTTGATGTTAGTCAACAGCTTCTACAGCTTGAAACCTTAGCCGCTAGGAGGAGAGAAGAAATATTTAAATCTCTTACTCCTGCACAAAAGATTCAGGTAGCTAGGCATCCTCAAAGGCCTAGTACTTTGGATTTTGTTCAAATGTTTTGTGATGACTGGATCGAATTACATGGAGACAGAAATGGGGGCGATGATATGGCCCTAATTGGGGGAGTAGGTTCGATAAATAATAGACCAGTGATGATGTTAGGGCATCAGAAAGGAAGGGACACAAAAGAAAATGTAGTAAGAAACTTTGGGATGGCAAAACCAGGAGGTTACAGAAAAGCTCTTAGATTAATGCAGCATGCAAATAGATTTTCCTTGCCAATTCTTACATTTATTGATACTCCTGGAGCTTATGCTGGTTTAAAAGCTGAAGAACAGGGGCAAGGGGAAGCGATTGCAAGAAATCTACGAGAGATGTTTGGATTGAAAGTTCCAATTGTGGCTACTGTCATTGGAGAAGGCGGTTCAGGAGGTGCACTCGGTATAGGTGTTGCCGATAGGTTACTAATGTTTGAACACAGTGTTTATACAGTTGCCAGCCCAGAAGCATGTGCATCAATTCTCTGGAGAGATGCAGCGAAGGCGCCAGAAGCTGCAGCAGCACTTAAAATTACAGGTAAAGATTTACTTAAATTGGGGATAATAGATGAGGTATTACCAGAACCTTCTGGTGGGAACAATTGGGCTCCTTTAGATGCTGGTAACACACTAAAAGAGGCTATTGAGAAACACCTTAATGATTTACTGAAAATGCCTGAAGATGAATTAATTGAGGAAAGATACAAAAAATTTAGGGTTTTAGGTAAATTTATCGAAGCAAATAATATTGAAGAGATTTATAGTGAAATTCCCCAAAAAACTGAATAA